The Epinephelus lanceolatus isolate andai-2023 chromosome 10, ASM4190304v1, whole genome shotgun sequence genomic sequence TAAACTGCAGTGTCTCTCTCAGAGTGACGCTGGCTGATGGATCTCAGTGGCTCATCCATAAAGGAGGAAACTATGGCATCTCCTCTCAGACGGTGGTGGTCAGGGCTACACACATGAGCTCAGACTGGAGGGTAAATCTTAATGTCTTTCCAAAAATAGATTCATATCTATGAATCAATTTGACAACATTACGGAGCACAGTGTCAGTGGGTCAGACTCTTCTGCTCTTTTTTTATAAATCTTTACAGGTTGTTGCAACACGGGATTTCCAGGGTACGAAGAAAGTGGCAGATTTTGTGGCGGACGGTGGCTCCGACTACAGTTTCATCTTTGATAACTGTCACCTGGGATCTCGTCGAATGATGAATCagtaaacttttcttttttgtgaaaGGTGAAGTTTATCTGATGAACAGATAATAAAGGTGAAATTTCACTGAAAGTCTCATGACGTTTTTGattgtaaatatatatacatgtgtatatTTGATGCCCATACActtccaaattaaaaaaatacacatatagAGCCGCAAGCAGCAATGCTGTGCTTTAAGCCAGCGCAGACTGTTAAAAGTTGAAAGCTACGAAGCATCAAGACGTTTCACAGTTTCTAACACCTGTGTTAAGACTAACTAACAGGTGTCATGTGACAGACGCTCATTCATTTATGACCAAATCTGTGTCAGGCTGCACCCTTCAGCATCAGTGTCGGCCCCCCTCTATTGGTCAGttgcacaaaaaataaataaatctgggAACCTCTTTCAGCAGCACAATTAAATTAATCTACGAAATGTAATGATGTTTAGACAAACTGTCATTGCAGTTACTGAGctatttcaaaaataatttcaCACACATGGTTCAACATTATAGTTTAACATATCCTGTGAGTTTTGTAATGATTAGACAAACAATCTCAGTGATGTATAGTCTGATTGGTGTTAGGCCACAcacattgtttcttttttatatttgcagCGCCCCCTGTTGGTCAATTTGAATAAAGCTTTCAGGGTATGTTGACTGGGCCTCTGTCTCCAGAACCTGTTCACCTCCCTCCGGCCGTGCACTCTCCTCTCAAGTCCCCGCCCGGACCAAATgcggagcgtggactggtggctggacaggtgccagttcacctcctgggcactgccgggGTGCCCTTGTGCAAGGCACTTAACTCCCCAACTGCttggggcgcctcaccaaggcagccccctcactctgacatctctccactttgtgcatgtatggatcctgtttgtgcatgtgtgtgtatttcggacctgtgtgtgtttttttttttttttaatttagggggattaataaagtatatataaaaaatgaaaattaaaaaaaatgatatgcttaaaatcagaatcagatttACTGgccaaatatacacacacacaagtgatgtgacttcttttgtttctttcagtGTAAATACACAGAAATAGATGTACAGGTAAAACAAACTGACTGCTATTTACAGATAGAaatctaaaaatatatttgtagacagaaagacagaagtACAGTTGTGCAAAGTAAGTGATGCTGTCAAAAATATGATATGATTCATGTAACAAGTTGCTTTATATGCATGAGGTAGGTGCATGTGACAGTATATACACTGTAAACATCAAGCTTAgatttatattattttctgACAGATTTTCAAAAAAGATTTAATTCagtatttagaaaaataaaactctATAATGTATTGGTAAAGAGGACAGTTGGTGTTACAGGCTAATTTCACAAGGACAGTTGCTGCAACATCCCAAGTCATCAGATATCACCACGTCGTCACtggactttcacgtctacatattaagctaggtatcctcctgcgtctgaTGTTGATGCTCCTGGATGCTGCTACCAAGATGTcgacaaaagcatgtggttaggtttagataaaaacatcacggtttggctcaacattcatacaggaagcaaataCCAGGCtcacaggtgaaagtccagggtttgttggacccatccacaccCCGTCCTGCCCTATAGTAACTtcccagctccttatattacactGTTACTAGCAGCATTTCAAACTGCCGTCTTGTGGCACATCATAATGCTGCAACAGGTGCCGTCTGGCCACATTATGAACTGACAGTATAGAATACTGCCAACACAGGCAGGGTATCATAACATGGTGAAAGGAAGCTTTTGGTGTCGGTATGTGACGCCAAAAAACACTGATAAAGTAGCTTGTGGAAACACTGAACTGATCGAGGGTCCAGTGATCTCTTGGTGCCTGTATTCACCCACTGTGACAGAAGCACCACCTGAGGTCAAAGACATCTTTTTACTACAACTTCTCTCCAGAAATGAAAAGAATTAAATGAGAGAGAgactatttattttttcatacatttaattCGCGAGACAATTCGCAGGTCTTTGTATTCAAAATTTACTCTACTGAGGTGAGTTTGTATAATTGATTCTCTCCTAAATGGCCTGCTCAGTGATGACATTGTGGTGCATTTACTGTCAGCGGTCTGCAGCCTGCCAGGTGACCAACACTGTTATCAGTGAAGTGGTGAAGAGACACATGAAGGGTGAACAGTAGACACGTATTCTTGGCTTCATAGAAGTCTTACAGTAAAAGTACAGAGACCACTCAGGTTCATGTAGTTAACTTAAAGTATTCACAGTAGAAATGCGCAAGTATTATCATCTCCACGAGTTAAAGTATCAGCAGTACAAGTACAGAAGTATTATCAGCTTTAAGTTTAAGAGGGTGTGATTATCCTAGAGGTCAccacaggtcattttaaagaGTGATGTTTGTTTCAGAGAAATGCTCTCATGGCAATAAAATGGCTACTCTGGGGACTAACTTCATCACACATGAT encodes the following:
- the LOC144464455 gene encoding uncharacterized protein LOC144464455 isoform X1 encodes the protein MFSFKMLLCALTLTLLAVTVEPSTGGGGTPNHNYELSGSELTRLYNSPVYKAERMKRPLDGTSVVLGPISHSGVSVSLRVTLADGSQWLIHKGGNYGISSQTVVVRATHMSSDWRVVATRDFQGTKKVADFVADGGSDYSFIFDNCHLGSRRMMNQ
- the LOC144464455 gene encoding uncharacterized protein LOC144464455 isoform X2, with the protein product MFSFKMLLCALTLTLLAVTVEPSTGGGGTPNHNYELSGSELTRLYNSPVYKAERMKRPLDGTSVVLGPISHSGVRVTLADGSQWLIHKGGNYGISSQTVVVRATHMSSDWRVVATRDFQGTKKVADFVADGGSDYSFIFDNCHLGSRRMMNQ